In Falsibacillus pallidus, one DNA window encodes the following:
- a CDS encoding Na(+)/H(+) antiporter subunit B, whose amino-acid sequence MKKNDVILQTVTNVVVFMIFLFSLQVFFSGHYHPGGGFIGGLMTSGAIVLLLLAYDIKTVSKIIPIDYKLLIGIGLFFAVATGAGSLLFNVPFLTHAFSHFDLPILGETSLHTAVLFDTGVYLVVIGVTMTIIQTIGEGE is encoded by the coding sequence ATGAAAAAAAATGATGTCATCTTACAGACAGTGACGAACGTTGTCGTTTTCATGATTTTTCTCTTTTCCCTTCAGGTATTCTTTTCAGGGCACTATCATCCCGGCGGAGGATTCATCGGTGGTTTGATGACATCCGGTGCCATCGTACTGCTCCTGCTTGCTTATGATATCAAGACGGTTTCAAAGATCATCCCGATTGACTATAAATTGTTAATCGGGATCGGACTATTCTTTGCGGTTGCAACAGGTGCGGGGTCCCTGCTCTTCAATGTCCCGTTTTTGACACATGCATTCAGCCATTTCGATCTGCCGATTTTGGGAGAAACCTCCCTTCACACTGCAGTCTTGTTCGATACTGGTGTTTATCTCGTCGTCATTGGTGTCACAATGACCATTATTCAAACGATAGGAGAGGGTGAATAA